A part of Gemmatimonas groenlandica genomic DNA contains:
- a CDS encoding class I SAM-dependent methyltransferase has product MSTGDSTSAAGDFVPAPPASPLLDERLRDSWDANATAWTLAVREQRIPSRRAGTDAAIVAAIESVCAGRASLRVLDVGCGEGWLARAIANPSRDVLGIDGSAGLIAHACAIPMPGVRYDTVSYEAIIADAAADAAAEGDAQAVAGPWDLIVCNFALLGDPLSPLLAALARRLTPDGSLLIQTVHPWNAMGDGPYTCGWREEQFQGFGVTFPDAMPWYFRTLASWHQELDDAGLRIRALHEPLHPETRRPLSLLLRCDRRR; this is encoded by the coding sequence ATGAGCACCGGTGATTCAACGTCCGCCGCCGGTGACTTCGTTCCGGCTCCGCCCGCGTCACCCCTGCTCGATGAGCGACTGCGGGACAGCTGGGACGCGAACGCCACCGCGTGGACTCTCGCCGTGCGCGAGCAGCGAATCCCGAGTCGTCGTGCTGGTACCGACGCCGCAATCGTCGCGGCGATCGAGTCCGTGTGTGCAGGACGCGCCTCCCTTCGTGTCCTGGACGTCGGCTGTGGCGAGGGATGGCTTGCACGCGCCATCGCCAACCCCTCGCGTGATGTGTTGGGAATCGACGGCAGTGCGGGCTTGATCGCTCACGCCTGTGCCATACCGATGCCAGGCGTCCGCTACGACACGGTGAGTTATGAGGCGATCATCGCCGATGCGGCTGCGGATGCGGCTGCCGAAGGCGATGCGCAGGCGGTGGCGGGTCCTTGGGATCTGATTGTGTGCAATTTCGCCTTGCTCGGTGACCCGCTCAGCCCGTTGCTCGCTGCATTGGCTCGTCGGTTGACGCCCGACGGGAGTCTGCTCATCCAGACCGTCCATCCGTGGAATGCGATGGGCGACGGGCCCTACACGTGCGGTTGGCGCGAGGAGCAGTTCCAGGGCTTCGGCGTGACGTTTCCCGACGCCATGCCGTGGTACTTCCGAACGCTGGCCTCTTGGCACCAGGAACTCGACGATGCGGGGCTGCGCATTCGCGCCCTACACGAGCCGCTTCACCCCGAGACGCGCCGTCCGCTCTCATTGCTGTTGCGCTGCGACCGGCGGCGTTAA
- a CDS encoding DoxX family protein yields MTSSPILVILQLVVGLGLLNVWMIRRGASTSYRGGHAQTLRGEFEAYGLPYWMFYVVGGLKVVAGLALIAGIWVPVIVRPAALVVATLMVGAIAMHLKVKDPVKRSLPALAVLVMCLWIARQR; encoded by the coding sequence ATGACGTCATCGCCGATTCTGGTGATTCTGCAGTTGGTGGTAGGCCTTGGCCTACTGAACGTCTGGATGATTCGCCGCGGTGCTTCTACCAGCTACCGCGGTGGACACGCGCAAACACTGCGTGGCGAGTTCGAGGCGTACGGGTTGCCGTACTGGATGTTCTATGTCGTCGGGGGTCTGAAGGTCGTGGCTGGACTGGCGTTGATTGCGGGCATCTGGGTCCCGGTGATCGTGCGCCCGGCAGCGTTGGTTGTCGCCACGCTCATGGTTGGCGCGATCGCGATGCACCTGAAGGTGAAAGATCCCGTGAAGCGCTCGCTGCCCGCCCTCGCGGTGCTCGTGATGTGCCTTTGGATCGCGAGGCAGCGTTAA
- a CDS encoding DoxX family protein: protein MTLAVQISFVLSVTLFLGYGFSCLFMGAMVDEFARYNLSRFRRLVGLLEVLGALGLLASLLFPPLVFPSGGGLALLMALGVITRVRVRDPLIEALPAGVLMVINLFLCVAALQGVQVSR, encoded by the coding sequence ATGACGCTCGCAGTTCAGATCTCCTTCGTGCTGTCCGTGACGCTTTTTCTGGGCTACGGCTTCAGCTGCCTGTTCATGGGCGCCATGGTCGACGAGTTCGCCCGCTACAACCTGTCCCGGTTCCGCCGGCTGGTGGGTCTGCTCGAAGTCCTTGGTGCGCTCGGCTTGCTGGCGAGCCTCCTTTTCCCACCGTTGGTGTTTCCTTCCGGCGGCGGGTTGGCGTTACTGATGGCGCTGGGAGTAATCACCCGCGTGCGAGTCCGGGACCCATTGATCGAAGCGCTCCCGGCCGGCGTGCTCATGGTGATCAACCTGTTCCTGTGTGTCGCCGCGCTACAGGGTGTCCAGGTGAGCCGATAG